The Megalobrama amblycephala isolate DHTTF-2021 linkage group LG16, ASM1881202v1, whole genome shotgun sequence genome includes the window AATTAAAGCCATAATGAAAAAACTGACTCGACTTCTTCACTAAAAGGAAACAAAACTAAAGGCCCTCTGAAAGTAGCTAAAGCATGGTTCCTGATCTTCATGCACCGTCACATGTTGTCTTCAAACCCTACAGCAGTTCACATTTCATCCACACACTGTCGATCAACAAACCACAGAGCAGAAAAGGTGAATCACATCTTACCAGAGAGAAGCAGAAGAGATTCATTCTGAAATGTATGGTTTCTTTCCAGCGCCCACAGCATAGGATGAACAATGGGACGAGGCAGGCAGACAGAGAGCAGAGTGCTTAGTGTTCCAGGCTGCCTACTGCTCCACAGATTAATACTGAATGACATCCTTTCTCTAATCCAATAGATGTGGAGGACCATTACCACTCCAGGCAGCCCCTCAATCAAGTGCTGAGCTTgttaatgctgatgttgtttacTTACCAGAGAACTGGGATGAGAGCTTTTGTTTGGACTATGACAGAGTCACTACAATAGCCGCTTGTGTCATTTACTGTAGATACCAGTCACTGGtctaatttaaaaatgtgatacAGAGGCATTCAGTCTTTACACAGGCATGTAAAAAACTAAAGCTCTGAGCATCTCTGATGCTGATTTGGTTCTGTGTAACTTAAAAGCAGCACCAGAAAGTTTCCCATTAACATTATTTCTGCAATTATAATTTCTGGATGCTTCAATCACATACCTCAGGCCAATGCAACTAAAAAGAAACGTTTGGgactaaaaaatattttttgtttaaaaaaatatgagtactgtatttattatgaaatatttaaaatatatatatttttaggcCATATTTTTCCTAACTTGAATTTCCCATTCCACCACATCCAAAAGTGCTCTAGTGGATATGGTATTTGAGTATATTGAcctgtcatgttcaagaaaccagtgttaatttcgttgacgaataattttcgtcataattttcgtcaacgacattttttcacggacgaaaaACGAGACGATGTctaaataaaaatttgttttgaatgactaaaactatgactaaaatctactctaatattcgtcaacgaataaaaacgagacgaaaatgaaagagagggacgatttgggaagatatccagtcaggaacgctgtcctgtgtggaagatgcgcacattcgctgatctaaccgcgggaaacgcggcgctgttgcgcgctctacaggctcgcgcagcagcacttcagactgcttaaatggcattttagtcaaaagactatgactaaaactaaatcaaaatttgctgtcaaaattaacactgcaaGAAACTAGTTTGATATTATTttagctttgtgacatggtgcattatcctgtcggaagtagccatcagaagatgtggtcataaagggatggacatgatCAGCAacaaatgtgtcattttaaCAATGCTCAAATGATACTAAGCGGCTCAAAGTGTGAAAAAATATAtccaacacaccattacaccaccactaGCAGCCTGCACCattgatacaaggcaggatggatccatgctttcatgctGTTTAGGCCAAATTCTaaccctaccatctgaatgtcgcagcagaaatcgagactcatcaggCAATGTTTTTCCAATCTTTTGTTGTCCAGTTTTGGTGAGCCTGTGCTActgtagcctcagtttcctttTCTCAGCTGACTGGTTGACGTGTTGTgcattcagagatgctcttctgctgacctcggttgtaacgagtTGTTATTTGAGTTattgttgcctttctatcagctcaaagcagtctggccattctcctctgacctctggaaTCAACAAGACATTTTCACCCACAGAACTGctgctcactggatattttctcttttcagaccattctctgtaaactcTAGAGATGATTGTGTGTGAAAGTCCCAgcagatcagcagtttctgaaatactcagaccagcccgTCTGGCACCACCAACGCCacattcaaagtcacttaaatcacctttcttccccattctaatgctcagtttgaacttcagcagatcgtTTTGATCATGTCTACATGCCTAAgggctgtttacatgacaccattttaaaaaaaaaactgaaaatttaaatgcgttttggccattcatttacatgacaacagtcTTTTGGGGTCCTGAAAATGcgaacttttgaaaatgggtttcaaagtgtaAGTTTTTGATAACTATACCGTTATTATCTCAGTATAAACAACAAAGATCCTCAATCCATTGCATTGgtgccatgtgattggttgattagataTGTGTTAAGCTGGTGTACTGGTGAGCGTATATAACatactaatatatattaaatacaacaTTATAAGTAGACTGAAGACAGTTAAGCTATAGTAACAGAACAAAAGCAGTCTCTGCAGGGAACACTGACCTCTTTTTCTTGCTGGtgacataaatatatacttACATATggcagtgatattttattaaCCAAGCAGCATGTTCTGTCTCCATCCACAGGGAAAATTAAGGTGACATTAAAGCATAGCTCTTATGAAAATCTATCTTTCATGTACCTTCAAAAACCTTGACTGCACTGTAAAACATATTAGGTAACTAAAATATGCTTAGTGTGGGACCATCTGAATTACCTatagttttaaaggattagttcactttaaaatgaaaattaccccaagatttactcaccctcaagccatcctaggtgcatgactttcttcttttttgatgaacacaatcagagttatattaataaatatactgacgcgtccaagctttataatggcagtgaatgggaccaaaGAGTATGAAGCTAAAGAAAGtgaaatatccatatttaacaagttataaagtaaaatatctagtttccaccagaccaccttccatatATCAACTTACGAAGAAGAAAACGtaatgcctctcgcagttcaaaatgcttacgccttccgtattcaacttacgaaaagcATAAGTTACGtttttttcataagttgaatatggcggtctggcagaagctacactgtaaaaaaatgaccgtgattttaacagtaaaagactgtaaaaatgctgcggtgaaaaactgttgattggtttacagaaagtttccgtactatatacggtgaataactgtaatagatctaatggtacatttaatgtaattttacggtaaaataccgttaaattcacagtttttggaagtgaaaaataacaattcattgtaaaattgtaaaaaaacgtatattgacattcccacaattccctgcgtgacacttcacatttgatatattttcgttgaaataattctgtttcttcttagtttttctcatttttttctaatcagttatgtacattagggttttatgttacatctaatgttgttaaattaatgtttattgcatttttaaaatttcatgcatgttaccatgatggtgtttagtgtgtgtgtgaatgacactgtgtgcaccttctatatattagtctTGTCCTCCTCAgtttgtggaaaagctgcttgtgatgaactttgattcatcatgtgactcttatcaccactgtgtttggtgactgtcagtgtattataaaagtacaaaacagatattagtacttcattaggttagtaaattaacattatatcagttaatgaaatacattattttaccgtaaatttaacagatttaaaatgtaaaattcacatgtaactccgtaagtatgtttacggtttgatgtcatttttacagtattgttctggtaaccacagctgccggtatttttccgtagaaacaatgggatttttttttacagtgtagaacttgttaaatatggatatttttcttatacaaacacatcactttacttcagaaggcctttattaaccccccccaGAGCCGCGTGGAGCTCCAAAAACGTTGCCCCCCCCCTTCACTGCCAATAATAAAGCTTGGAcatgtcaggatatttattaaaggtgcagtatgttctttaagttaaaaaatattatttaaaatgactaAATCAACCAGTTTAGACCATCGAAAGTCAATTGTAAGGCTCCGGTCACACAGACATTTCCCTTAAGTGCACAGTTTCACTTTCTACATTCTATAACCCAAGGAGTGTGGCATGGCATGTTGAAATAAAAGCTGTAGTCACTTGGGTAAATTTCCTTTCATCCATTCTCAGCTAGAGAAAATCTACCAAGCTGAGAATGCACCACATTGACATATGAAACTACCTGCTAGCACAGTGAGTGTTTTTAGCCAAAGTGGATGTGATCTCTTGTCAGCAACCCTTAAGTTGTTTATATCTggaattgttttaaaaataggCCCAGAGGATTATGGTTCACAGCGCAGCATTTCAGACATCAGGACAGGAGGTGAATCTGGTTCAAGAACACGTAAGCTGTTGCAGAAAGTGGGTCAAAATGAAAGCAAGGTGTTCATGGTTTCTCTCTGGCTATGCACACAGATGATTGTGAAGGTCACCAGATATTTGACTTGCTTCAGTGATAATctgcttgtttttattttttggaagtTTGCCAAATTATGCAATCTGTTCATTTCCTTTATGTTGCTATGAAAAGGGCAATTTGAGGTGATGGCTGGTCTGGCAGAGAAAGAACAACTAATGCACTCAAATAATTAATGTGCTCTCGTAAATTGAATGATTAGTCTTGCATACTTacaaatgcatattttattaaGGTAATTCTAGTAGCAGATTCCATTTTAAAGTCAACAAGAAATCAAAAATCAAGCCTATTTAATTTCTTAATGCATGTTCCTGGTTTTATTGTGCATTATTCATTGGTGCATGTtattccaataaaaaaaaaaaaaaaaaaaaaaaatatatatatatatatatatatatatatatatatatatatatatatatatatatacagtacagtccaaaagtttggaaccactaagatttttaatgtttttaaaagaaatttcgtctgctcaccaaggctacatttatttaattaaaaatacagtaaaaaacagtaatattgtgaaatattattacaatttaaaataactgtgtactatttaaatatatttgacaaagtaatttattcctgtgatgcaaagctgaattttcagcatcattactccagtcttcagtgtcacatgatccttcagaaatcattctaatatgctgatttgctgctcaataaacatttatgattattttcaatgttgaaaacagttgtgtacttttttttcaggattccttgatgaatagaaagttcaaaagaacagcatttatctgaaatacaaagcttctgtagcattatacactaccgttcaaaagtttggggtcagtaagaatttttatttttatttttttgaaaagaaattaaagaaatgaatacttttattcagcaaggatgcattaaatcaatcaaaagtggcagtaaagacatttataatgttacaaaagattagatttcagataaacactgttcttttgaactttctattcatcaaataatcctgaaaaaaaatattgtacacaaatattttgtacaattgtacacattaaatgtttattgagcagcagatcaacatattagaatgatttctgaaggatcatgtgacactgaagactggagtaatgatgctgaaaattcagctttgcatcacaggaataaattactttgtgaaatatattcaaatagaaatcagttattttaaattgtaataatatttcacaatattactgtttttactgtatttttaattaaataaatgtagcctttgtgagcagacgaaacttcttttaaaaacattaaaaaacttggtggttccaaacttttggactgtactgtatatatatatttgttgcaATAACCTttataatatgaataaaatgtagCTTCCTCTTAAATGACTTTGCTTTTTTCGTTACTTCACTTAATGCAAATGAATCATTTTAacaaactttcttttttttcccctggcTTTCGTTGGATAACACCAACTTCTCACTGTCCAATTAGTTtgcaatatataaaattaagccccacccaacattttttaaattttttattttatatccaGTTGCAAACTGGAATTCACATTAATCGTCGCCAAGCCAAGACGGCAAGGCCTTTTTCTACAGTCTCAATTCAGTTAAAGTTCAGTCTATCACTGCTATATGCCTTGTTTCCCCTcttttcttcctctttcttgACAAATCTCAGATATCGCTCCTGCTCTTAATCAGCAAAAGAGCTCAGATTCTCAGAAACGACAGCTCATTCACTTTCTCATTTCTTAGAACTTgtaaattgacaaaaatgcctTGTCAATTCAACACACCGAGGCCTCCGGCTCTTAATCTTTAGCTGTCCATTAGAGAACATGACAAGATAAATTGCTGTCCTGTAAAAGAAGGTGCGCATGTTTCCAGCtggttatttttaaaagaagaaaatCCTCAATCTCTTTAATAACAAACGCTGCGGTCACGGAAAATAAAGACAGGAGGATTAATTTACGTCTGACCCATATTTCCTTGTTTGAATTAAGATTATTAGAAGCTGCCCAACTTATTTGTGTACAAGagggcatttttaaaatattatgtagaGTATACTCAAGACTgcaatgtagtttttttttaaacaaattattattagtattattatgaatattatAATGAGCAGCACATCAGTTATCTGTGCAAAAGTTAATGTCATAATACTCACagacagaaaaataaagttCAATAACCTCCCAATATTGTTGACTAAAACTACTGAAGGATTTATACAGAGCATCTCATTGACTCTCATAGAGTTAAGCTTGTTTGGAATCAAGCAGGTCATGTTTTAAATCACctataatcaacattttataTGCAGTTTTGCATCTCATGAGAGGTAGGGATATTAATACCTGGAGTGCATGTTTAGCTTCCAGTCTTCTCATCTGTTAAAAGCAGCGGTTAATCCAGACATGCACATATGGCATCATAACATCTCTCTCAAATGACCTACATCTCTCTGATACTGACTTCAACAGACACATACACAGCGTTTTATTGAGTAGATTTATTTCATTCATAAATCAAATCATACAGAGCTGGGACAGAAATCACACTAATTAGAAATTCCTTTAAGCAGAGATATGTAAAACAATCCATGTTGAGTCAGATGGAAAAagaatctgaaaaaaagaaaaaaaaacagtgctaCTGCGTTATTACAATGAACATTAGTGCCTGACTCAAGGACAGTAGATCAACAGGATTGGTGACATTGAGAGATCAGTCACACAGATCAGAAGTGCAGCAGTAGACGTTCACTCCTGGCACACAGAACTCCTCGCATGTCCGGGAGAACACAGTGGCTGCAGTTAAAAACATATCAAGAAAAACAGGTTAATATCCTTTCTAGATTTATACAATATAGACCTCTAAtgaagaaattacattttacttttttaatcaCCAGTGGAGGGGTAATAAATATGAAGCTGTTGCAGGGTCATTATCATGAACTATAGaaataaaccattaaaaaaaaaaaaaaaaaaatattttcagttaGCTGCCAACACAACATATCTAAAACTAaactacaaattaaaatataaactaataaaaaaactaaaactatatagatattttttaaaaatcacaaaaacacaacaaaattacaaaaagtttaactaaaattaaaataaaaaacaaacaaaaatctaatataaaaattatataaatataataaaaatataatagtatatcaatGATAGCCTATTAAAATAACACTCACTGTAACTGACTATTGATAATTCAgtaaataactttattttaataatattaaattgttttattttaatattgtttgcTTACGTGTTGAAACCGTTTTGCAGAAATTGCTTGAGGTGGGGCATTCGGTTGGGGTCTTGCAGTCCCCATCCACACAGGTGTAACATGTCAGCGAGTGCACTGATGAGAGATTACATTAGACAAATAGACATTAGACAAATAGATAATaattgaagacttcagatgcaaaagcctctaagtgccgtctgaaattttcttctaaaataagcatttttatcaagctcgtatgtttatgttcagttatttcactttaatggcaatgaaaaggacctattaattgccattaaagtggaaTTAGTGAACCTAAACATATACaaacttgataaaaatgctcattttagaagaaaatttcagacggcacttatagaggtttttgcatctgaagtcttcaattGTGAAATTTACCTGCACTTTATCAGAGTATTTTGTAGaactttttaatttcaattaactaCATTTCAAACTTACTCCAAGACATTATAGTGCAGTACGTAAGCATTATACATTATAGtccagtacactgtaaaaaaaagaattgttggtttaacttaaaaaaaaagcaagttacctggttgccttaaaattttgagttcattgaaattaaaaatttgagttaatacaataaagGTTATTGGTTTTagcaacagaaactcaaaatattatgttatctgaaccacattaattattgaagttgatagtgttgtgataacaaatcaagaatttttttttttttacagtgtacgtAAACAAATATTCATTTCAGTGGATTGTTTTCAATTAATCGGTTGAATAATATTCAAAAATTACACTTTTACTTTAAGTCAAGTAAAAGATATGTAGCTACTTCTTCcaccaaagaaagaaagaaagagaaagaaaagctTTCATCTTACCTGATGCACTGCAGAGGAGCACCACAATGAAAGCACACACTAGCATCTTCATGATGAAAACTGGTCTGGTCACGCAGAGGAACATGATTCTTTATATACCTTGGTTACACCTTTTACCAAAATACATTCTTGTTAAAGCAGAACAGTATGCAGCATGACAGGTTTCATGTAACTAGATATACATGTCTGCTAGTTCCTGGACAAGGAAGTAAAATGATTTTGTACAATGCAGTTTTGGTAATTCTCTGTGCTTAGCTTATTGTCTGTCCTTGAGCCAACATGCAAGATCCAAGAACTTCTATCAAGCCTATAGGGCATCTTTTTCTAACCTTTTTGACTCTTTTATCCATCATCTcataatttagttattttaagaTTAAGATCACTATCTATTTTCCAGCACTAGCAGATTGTACCGCAATGATTTACACCCTCAGGAATAAAccatttaatgtcttttttcaAATATCACAACTAACTCTGAACTGTTTTGACTGTacttctattttattatataattctttattacagtttttgaaACTATAAAGTACCCTATTTTGGTGAGACGGGTATCTAAAGTACAGAGCCCTTAAATTCATATTCTGCCTGCATTTCTAAGCCTGTCAGGTACCACAGAAAACATCCAATTAATCTCCCCACCAACAATCCCCTGGTGTTCCACTGGGATCTGTACTTGGACCACTTCTCATTCTACACTAAATCACTCAGTTATTTCATAACCTCTCATGGCCTCTTACCTcttattaaaaatgcaaatcTCATCTCAAAATAGAAATTACAGGCCAGCTGGTAAAATGATCTCTAATAGCATGCACCTTAAGGCCACGAAGCCAAGTGAATTCAATGCTTATTACAGCTGGGCACTGGCATTTCCATACAAGTTTGAGGCAAGTTATTGCTTTGAGGAGAGATCTTAGGGAATTGGAGGCAATTGCCAATGTTTAGCTAGACTAAAGTATGGTCAGGTTGCCAAATATGAAGTATATTCATTTAATAAACCAGTATATCAGACAAGCATTTTCACAGCTTTACACAGTTGTTGTCATTAATACGGATAAGATAATGGATTCATAACTTTGTTAGAACAAGTAGTGTTCATGgaacattttgatttcattgctAATAATCtcaattttgattaaaaaaaacaaaaaacaaaaacgctTCTCTGTATATCTTGAGGATAACAATTTATATATGATTAGTAatttaaatatgacattttagTAAATGATGGGATGAGGCATCTGAGAAAACAAAGAATAcctaaaacaaaaatcaaaatgattttaaaatcattaataaaatattattgagATCAAAACACAAGGGTTTAACTAACACAGACAGCAGGGGGCAACAAAGATTAAAAGTAATTAGACGTCAAACATTCAGCAAATTATTATGGCCTGGCCTGGCCTtcataaagaaaaagaaaaaaagatcaaaAATAATACTGGAAAACATATGGATTTATGTGTTTTTACAATATactaatattaaagggatagttcacccaaaaatataattttctcaCACtaaagttgttctaaacctgtttGAGTTTCTTTGTGCCATTGTACACACAATAAGATCTTTTTAAGAATGTAGGTAACCAAACAGTTCCTGGTCGctacttactttttttttttttttttttcatatatggaagtcaatgggttacAACTGTTTgagttaccaacattcttcaaaatatcttcttttgtgttcaactgaaAAAGAAACTCAGGtgtagaacaacttgagggtgagtaaattacagaatttccatttttggatgaaccatccatttaatattttattaaaagatGTATGTTTTTAACAGATTAATTCAAATTTATCACTGCATATGCAGTAAGCAGGGGTGGAAAGAGTGCTGAAAAACATATCCTAAATCTATATCCTCcaacaattttaattttgactGCCAACTTTTCAAAATACATCACTTATCCACCTCCAAAACAACAGGAAAAGATTATTAGAGATGAAAAGACAagttattttcaatatatacTCATCaccattttaaagggttagttcacccaaaaatgaatattctgtcattactcaccctcatgtcgttccacacccataagacctttgttcatctttagaatgcaaattaagatatttttgatgaaatctgagagctttctggcCTCCAAAAGACTGCAAAGTTATTACCATTTTCAAGgtttaaaaaagtaacaaagaCACTGTTTAAACcatcgacgtgactgcagtggttcaactttaattttatgaagtgacgagaatactttttgtgcacaaaaacaaaacaaaaataacgactttattcaacaatcttctcttccctgtcacaGAATGTAAGTTTCGCCGCTAGAAATTGCTTCAACACAATAACAAAGACTTAGCTTGATGACTGCATCAATGAGcatggaatcatgggagatgtCTTCTTCACCTCCACAGTCGAAAATCAATCCAACAgaactcaggcagaaatcatgtacGATTAAAGTTATGCTTAACATCCACCTCCTTATTCCCTGAACTTTGTTACAGTTACGTTTGATGACTTAAATTTAGGGTTGGGTATCGTTTGATTTTTAACGATTCCGATTCTGCTTATCGATTTCTAATTTCGATTCCAATaaggttgctgatttgaaacaaattgCAGATTtatctggatttaaacattgttggaaacataTAAAATTATTCTAGtgggttttttgttgttgttgttgttggataTTTTAAACCAAAAATTGTACATATTGTCCCTTTAATGaacacctttaaagggttagttcacccaaaaatgaaaattatgtcattaatgactcaccctcatgtcgttccaaacccgtaagacctccgttcatcttcggaacacagtttaagatattttagatttagtccgagagctttctgtccctccgttgaaagtgtaggtacggtgcactgtccatgcCAAGAAAGGtgataaaaacatcatcaaagtccatgtgacatcagtgggttagttagaagtttttgaagcatctaaaatacattttggtccaaaaataacaaaaaatacgactttattcagcattgtcttctcttccgggtctgtgtatatccacagtgacgctgcttcttcttctaaggcggttggcatccagcttattggtgcattaccgcccccttctgctccggatagtgacgctgatgacgtgttatgtagtgcgcccgagcttcgtttacagtctgagggagacgcacgctgtattcaagctattctacattgtttgtattttgatattgctatattttttaaaatggtgcgtaggtgtgcatgtcgcggatgtcctaatcgcgtcacagtccggagcagaagggggcggtaatgcaccaataagctggatgccaaccgccgtagaagaagaagaagcagcgtcactgtggatatacaAAGAGAGATGGCCAATTTCTCTCCAAAATGGCAAAAGTTTTGTGATAAAGAATTGTGAAAATCACTAACACATGTATTATCATACAGTTAACCTCACATAATGCACTGAAATAGGCAAAGATTAGAGATAGGCAGGCTGATTACATTCTAATTACAGTCCACTGAATATATGTTACAGTTTAAACATAGGCTAATTGCATATAGTTCTAAAAAAGAACATCATCCCCTACCTTTTACACAGCAacattacttttacattttattgttatgctgataatataatttgtaataaaaacatttgcattaAATAGCCTATAAGTATTTTAAAACCCGCACTAACGTCGGCTACGTCTCTTTGCAGGGCGAGGCCACAGTGGTGACGGCGAATAATGCTCTATCAGTAGCGTACACAACTGACtgaaacaaaaatgttgaatttGAAAAATGTGTTGTGGCTAGTACACTTGCTAAATGATGGCGGActgtataaaatgaataattaaaaaatggtTATAAACGAGCTGTGTTTCATCCATAGACACTGAATTAATGCTTGGAGAATGCGCTTCCACAGCAGCCATTATTAACTCTACTGCTGTGGTTAAATTAAGAGATTTGATTTGACTTGAGTCACGAGACCGATCACTCTTTCCCTAGCCAATCATGTTGATGATGGATagaaatgaaattaaaacaaGCATAATAGCATAGGAAAATTAGGCTACATAACTTAAAATGTACTCAAGAAAAAGTAAAAGTAGGGCCTACACAAATTTTaaactacttaaaaaaaaaaaaaatctcattaaaaaaaaa containing:
- the ly6d gene encoding lymphocyte antigen 6D; translated protein: MFLCVTRPVFIMKMLVCAFIVVLLCSASVHSLTCYTCVDGDCKTPTECPTSSNFCKTVSTPTVFSRTCEEFCVPGVNVYCCTSDLCD